In Terriglobus sp. TAA 43, a single window of DNA contains:
- a CDS encoding acetyl-CoA carboxylase carboxyltransferase subunit alpha, which yields MAETEAKPVAAPVPEAWRKTEVARDPQRLHPMNFIDAIFTDQSEIHGDRSFGDDAAMFAGMARFNDDEVLVICNRKGRNVKERMQYRFGSPEPEGYRKALRAMKIAEKFNRPVFSFLDLAGAYPGLGAEERGQGEAIARNLIEMSRLRVPTITVITGEGGSGGALALAVADRVLMLENAIYSVISPEGCASIMWKDATKRQQAAEALKYTAPDVSRLGCVDGVIPEPAGGAQANQDEAIALVRAALEKNYAELRSQSVEELLAARYNKFRNIAAFYATA from the coding sequence ATGGCAGAGACAGAAGCAAAGCCCGTTGCCGCTCCAGTGCCGGAGGCGTGGCGTAAGACTGAGGTAGCACGGGACCCGCAGCGCCTCCATCCCATGAACTTCATTGACGCGATTTTTACTGATCAGAGCGAAATCCACGGTGACCGCAGCTTTGGCGATGACGCGGCGATGTTTGCCGGTATGGCTCGCTTTAACGATGATGAAGTTCTCGTCATCTGCAACCGCAAGGGTCGCAATGTGAAGGAGCGTATGCAGTATCGCTTCGGTTCTCCAGAACCGGAGGGCTATCGCAAGGCTCTTCGTGCCATGAAGATCGCGGAAAAGTTCAACAGACCGGTATTCAGTTTTTTGGATCTGGCGGGTGCTTACCCCGGTCTGGGAGCGGAAGAACGCGGGCAGGGTGAAGCAATTGCCCGCAATCTGATCGAGATGTCTCGACTGCGCGTTCCGACGATCACCGTCATTACCGGTGAAGGCGGATCCGGTGGAGCCCTGGCTTTGGCTGTTGCCGATCGCGTTCTGATGCTGGAGAACGCGATCTACTCTGTAATCTCCCCGGAAGGATGCGCTTCCATCATGTGGAAGGACGCCACCAAACGGCAACAGGCGGCAGAAGCGCTGAAATATACGGCTCCCGATGTGTCACGCCTGGGCTGCGTCGATGGAGTGATTCCCGAGCCCGCAGGTGGCGCCCAAGCTAATCAGGACGAAGCGATTGCACTGGTTCGCGCGGCGCTGGAAAAGAATTACGCGGAACTGCGGTCTCAATCGGTGGAAGAACTCCTTGCAGCGCGTTACAACAAGTTCCGCAATATTGCTGCGTTTTACGCGACGGCCTGA
- a CDS encoding DoxX family protein, with protein sequence MLRDHKAVAYALMRLALGMNIFGHGFFRILSGVGNFANGMAQGMDKGPLPHVLTLAFGYCIPWIELTVGALLLLGLFTRFALAAGALLMIALTFGTTSVQNWNGAGTQLTYSFIFFAMLWLVEANTFSLDQLLSRRK encoded by the coding sequence ATGTTGCGTGATCATAAGGCTGTTGCATATGCGCTGATGCGCCTGGCGTTGGGGATGAACATCTTTGGCCACGGCTTTTTCCGCATTCTCAGCGGAGTAGGCAATTTCGCGAACGGCATGGCGCAGGGAATGGACAAAGGCCCGTTGCCACACGTGTTGACCTTAGCTTTCGGCTACTGCATCCCGTGGATCGAGCTAACGGTGGGGGCGTTGCTTCTCCTTGGCCTGTTCACTCGGTTCGCTCTGGCCGCGGGTGCGCTGCTCATGATTGCGCTGACCTTTGGCACCACGTCGGTTCAGAACTGGAATGGGGCGGGCACGCAACTGACATACAGCTTTATCTTCTTTGCCATGTTGTGGCTGGTGGAGGCGAACACGTTTTCCTTGGATCAGCTCCTGTCGCGTCGCAAGTGA
- the thiD gene encoding bifunctional hydroxymethylpyrimidine kinase/phosphomethylpyrimidine kinase: protein MNTLPQKTALTIAGFDPSSGAGITADLQVFAAHGVFGTSAISALTVQSTLGVRKVQPVDALLLRETLETLHEDLPPHGIKIGMLGGTEQVAEVVRYLSGCEGKRPVVVLDPVIRSSSGAPLLDGDGLRQLRAELLPLVDVVTPNVGELALLTDLPCVDDASIQAAGEQLALRFGCAVVVTGGDRAKPDDLVFADDVWTSLSGERIETRATHGTGCAFSSSMLCHLLQGLPAVDAARQAKAFVTEAMRSATPRGGGRGPMNLLWPILRHTSH from the coding sequence ATGAACACTCTGCCACAGAAGACGGCGCTGACCATTGCGGGTTTTGATCCGTCGTCCGGCGCGGGCATTACCGCAGACCTGCAGGTGTTTGCAGCGCACGGGGTATTCGGCACCTCCGCGATCAGCGCGCTCACGGTTCAATCCACGCTTGGTGTGCGCAAGGTTCAGCCGGTTGATGCGCTACTGTTGCGCGAAACGCTCGAAACTCTGCACGAGGACCTGCCGCCACACGGCATCAAGATTGGCATGTTGGGCGGAACGGAACAGGTCGCGGAAGTTGTTCGCTATCTTAGTGGTTGCGAAGGGAAGAGGCCGGTCGTTGTTCTCGACCCGGTCATTCGCTCGTCCTCTGGCGCACCGCTGCTGGATGGAGATGGCCTGCGACAACTTCGAGCAGAGCTCCTACCTCTTGTAGATGTCGTTACTCCTAATGTTGGCGAACTTGCGCTCCTTACCGACTTACCGTGTGTCGATGACGCCAGTATTCAAGCCGCAGGGGAACAGCTTGCGCTACGGTTTGGATGTGCCGTTGTGGTGACCGGTGGAGACCGCGCGAAGCCAGACGATCTCGTGTTTGCAGATGACGTTTGGACAAGCTTGAGTGGAGAGCGCATTGAGACGCGCGCAACCCACGGAACCGGATGCGCATTTTCTTCTTCGATGCTGTGTCATCTGTTGCAAGGCTTGCCCGCGGTGGATGCCGCACGCCAGGCGAAAGCGTTCGTAACGGAAGCGATGCGTTCCGCAACACCTCGCGGTGGAGGACGTGGCCCCATGAACCTGTTGTGGCCTATTTTGCGACACACATCTCACTGA
- the pyrF gene encoding orotidine-5'-phosphate decarboxylase yields MNPADQLIVALDFPNRTQALDMVERLNGQIRWFKVGLELYLAEGLSIVEAIRSRGHEVFLDLKLHDIPNTVAGAVRSAAASGAGLLTLHASGGPAMLAAARRAADELDYAPRLLAVTVLTSMDKHQLTATGIDASPASQVLLLGEMATAAGIDGLVCSPEEVGILRVSKAQDALLVVPGIRPTATTVADDQSRIATPGDAIRRGASMLVVGRPITKAADPAAAATAILKEIETA; encoded by the coding sequence ATGAACCCAGCCGATCAGCTCATTGTGGCCCTTGATTTTCCGAATCGAACGCAAGCGTTGGATATGGTTGAGCGGCTTAATGGCCAGATCCGCTGGTTCAAGGTCGGGTTGGAACTGTATCTGGCAGAGGGTCTCTCCATTGTGGAAGCGATTCGCTCGCGGGGGCACGAGGTCTTTCTGGATCTGAAACTGCACGATATCCCGAATACGGTTGCGGGCGCAGTTCGCTCTGCTGCTGCCAGTGGAGCGGGGTTGCTAACGCTGCATGCCTCTGGTGGCCCGGCCATGCTTGCAGCCGCCAGGCGTGCTGCCGATGAGTTGGACTATGCTCCGCGCCTGCTCGCTGTCACCGTGTTGACGAGCATGGACAAGCATCAACTAACGGCCACCGGCATCGATGCGTCGCCTGCAAGCCAGGTGTTGTTACTGGGCGAGATGGCTACGGCCGCCGGTATTGATGGCCTTGTCTGTTCTCCGGAGGAAGTTGGGATTCTTCGTGTCAGCAAAGCCCAGGATGCGCTTCTGGTGGTGCCGGGCATTCGTCCCACGGCCACAACGGTGGCAGACGATCAGAGCCGCATAGCTACGCCGGGGGATGCGATTCGTAGGGGTGCAAGCATGCTGGTGGTAGGACGTCCTATCACCAAAGCGGCTGATCCAGCAGCAGCGGCAACAGCCATTCTGAAAGAAATCGAGACGGCATAG